A stretch of DNA from Asticcacaulis sp.:
GCGAGGCGGTCTGGTCCGTCAGAATCAACAGTTGCGCATTGATCCGATCTACCGCCGCCAGTGAATCCTCAACCTCGCGGAAGGCATTCAGCGCCGCCTTCTTGTAGGCAAACGCCGCCTGGTCGCGCCGTGAGGCCGCGGCTCCCGCCTGAGCCTTGAGGCGCCCGCCCTGGAACAGCGGCTGGACGATATTGCCGCCGAGCGAGAAGACATCATAGCCATGCGGCAACAGGTCCGAGCTGGCATAACCGCCGGAGGCCGTCAGGCGTATCGTCGGCATGAACGCGGCGCGGGCCACATCGAGTGAGCGATCGGCGGCGACAATCTGCGCTTCAGCCTGGGCGATATCCGGCCGGTTACGCAACAGGTCGGATGGCAGGGAGACAGGCACGACCGGCACGGCCAAATCCCCCAGAGCCACGCCGCGTTCGATAGCGCGCGGATTATCTCCCAGCAGGATACTCAACGCATCTTCCTGACGACGGATCGCCAGTTCGACAGCCGGGATCAACTGTTGAGCCGCACTATATTCAGCCTGCGCCTGCTGCAATTCAAGCTTCGGACTGTACCCCACATCAGCGCGATGACGCGCCGCCGCCAGCGCCTGTTCGCGCGTGGTCAGGGTGGCCTGTAAAAGCGTCAGCCTAGCATCGAGCGCCCGTAGCGTGATGTAACCGCTTGCCGTCGCGCCGGCCACGCTGAGCCGCGTCAGCTCACGGGCATATTCCGAAGCCTGCAAGCTCGCGCGGGCGGCTCTTGAGGCATTGCGCAAGCGTCCGGAGAGATCGACCTCATAGGACAACGGCAGGTCCGCTTCGCCGGCGGTTTGCGTAACCGGCCGTCCGGTGACCGAAGAAATCGATCGTGAATAGGCGCCCGCGCCGCTGCCATTGAGCGAGGGCAACAGCGCGCCTTCCGCCGCCTTATAGCCAAAGCGCGCCTCATCGACCCGCCCCGCCGCCAGGGCAATATCCGTATTATTGGCCAGCGCCGTTTCGACCAGGTTTGTCAGAACCGGATCATTGAAGCCACGCCACCAGTCAATATTGACCGGGGCCGGTGCGGCCGCCGCTTCGCGCCATCCCGCAGGCGGCGTCACCTGCGCGCTCACCGGCACGT
This window harbors:
- a CDS encoding efflux transporter outer membrane subunit, coding for MKPVLLLSVACMLGACAGPRPDVPVSAQVTPPAGWREAAAAPAPVNIDWWRGFNDPVLTNLVETALANNTDIALAAGRVDEARFGYKAAEGALLPSLNGSGAGAYSRSISSVTGRPVTQTAGEADLPLSYEVDLSGRLRNASRAARASLQASEYARELTRLSVAGATASGYITLRALDARLTLLQATLTTREQALAAARHRADVGYSPKLELQQAQAEYSAAQQLIPAVELAIRRQEDALSILLGDNPRAIERGVALGDLAVPVVPVSLPSDLLRNRPDIAQAEAQIVAADRSLDVARAAFMPTIRLTASGGYASSDLLPHGYDVFSLGGNIVQPLFQGGRLKAQAGAAASRRDQAAFAYKKAALNAFREVEDSLAAVDRINAQLLILTDQTASLAEAYRLAGNRYRAGYSPYLEQIDAQRTLLGAQLNLIQAQADHLNAVVGLYQAVGGGVVSNS